CACGCTGCTGAGGTCCACTGTATCACTCAGGACAGAGGGTCGGTGACATCAGCATTAACCATCCATACAGGGGAACTAGGACACTGCACAGGTGTCCTACTTagccacttccttcctccctaacACTCAAACTGTGCCCAGGGCTTTGGACACGTGCGTGACCTGGATTGCCCAATGATGACAATCATCTTCTCAGGGTAAGTGCCACACCTGGGCTATGAGAACAGAGGGTAAGCCCTCAGCAACAGCGTCCCCCAGACACTATGAACCGGACACAGTTAACTTCAGAGGCAATGTCAATATCAACAATGCAAACAGACAAGAACCAAGGAATGTCAGAGTCCCCAGCTCGAGATCCCAGCTGTCATGCGGTAACTGGGTTTAAGGTCAAGTCCGTGCCAAGCCTCTTCATCCAAAGGCATGGGTAACAGTGCTCCCTCAAAGGGCTGGAAAGGTTGAGTTAGTGGAGAACACATGCCATGTGCCATGAACATTGTCAGCTGAGGGAGACAGTGACCTCAAGGGCAAGCACATGGAATGTGCACTGTCTCACAGATGAGCGTGGACTCTTGTGAGCCGGCCAACAACCGGAAGTTATAGGAAATGCCTAATGAACAGGAGGCAGCCCATTTTCCCCAGATCTAGCCATTTCTATTCTAACCCTTTTATTCCTAGTCTCAAATTCTGAACCTCTTAAGTGATCTACGGggttgtttgtttcatttgttttttaagacagggtttctctgtgtagccctagctgtcctggaacttgctctatagaccaagctggccttgaactcagagatctgcctgcctgtgtctcctgagtgctgggattaaaggtacaagCAACAGTTcagcctattttttttaattaaaactcttttttaaagatttatttactaattatgtataatgttctgtctgcatgacagaagagggcaccagatctcattacagatggttgtaagcagccatgtaggggctgggaattgaatccggcTCCATGGAGGAGCagccaacgctcttaacctcagagccatctctctggccctgatCTGTTGCTACTCAGGAAAATGCCGTCGAACTTTTGCTTGGAAGGAGCTGAAGCAGCTCCTGGGTAGCTACCTGGGCTCTCAGGTCGGGAGCGGTGACAAACTAGCGGCCagtgcagagacaggcagcttgGCAGAGGAGCCCTGGTAGGCGCCACAGTGGCACTGAGTCTCACAgtgtccctcctcttcctctccctgttGTAAGACAATCTGATGCTACAAATCAACACCAGCAGCAACCCAGGTGACGggcacttcctgcttcctgccagcAACCCAGGTAACAGAACACTTCCTGTGTCCTGCCAGCAACCCAGGTGACGggcacttcctgcttcctgccagcAACCCAGGTGATGGGCACTTCCCGCTTCCTGCCAGCAACCCAGGTGACGggcacttcctgcttcctgccagcAACCCAGGTGATGGGCACTTCCCGCTTCCTGCCAGCAACCCAGGTGACGGGCACTTCCTGCCAGCAACCCAGGTGACGggcacttcctgcttcctgccagcAACCCAGGTGACGggcacttcctgcttcctgccagcTGCAGCTGTCACCTGCAGTGACAGCAGACCCTAAGCAGGGACCATCTGAGAAGGCACCAGCTCCAGGGAGCCAAGGGTGAGATCCTAGAGACTATTATTCCAGGGAAAAGTCTGTGAGTCTAATGGACACCATCCCTCTGCAGTCTTCAAAAGGGCCTTCTAGGGCTAAGGGACAGCGGAGGAGGCTGAAGCCAGTGACGAAGGGATGACAGGAAGCAACACTGAGGCCCAGCTGCTCCCAAACACTGTCCCTCTTCAAAGACCAGTGCTATGTGGACAGAGGAAAAGCACTAATTCTGCGGACTGTCTGGTATCCCAACTTCACAGTGCTCCTAACACCGGGGGCCATCACAGTACAAATGGGAGCAGCCAGCTTTGGGGGTACACTTTGCTGGGGCAGGGGAGAGGCAATACACAAGTCAGATTGGTAGTCACATTTATTACTCTGCGCTCTGGTTTCCATATAGTTTTGCAAGACAACCAAGTGTGAATGACAATCAATTTGCTCTCCCCAACGCTGCAGAGGTAAGGTGAGCCCCTCACTGGCGATCCCACAGTGCTGACAAAACCGAGATTGGTCTGTAGGCACCAGAGATGACAGGGCAGGTCTCAGTCAGCAGAAGGATCACGGGCTAGAGCATCCTAGAAAACAAGCCATCAGCAGCCACAGAGTACTTGGGATTAGGTGTGCGGCCGAGGTCTGGATCATcttacttctttctcctctttgttGAATACAGTTTCTCTTCCAGCGGGACTGGGACTATGCCGCCACACTCTTTTACTTCCTGGGTCAGCGGGTGTTTCACAACATTTGGTCTCACTACATCAATGTCTCGAGTCAAGTGATCCAATATGCCGTCCACAGCACTGGTTGGGGCATAAAAATCCACCAGAAAATACCTGCAACAAGACAGAAACGAGTGAGCTCCTGTATCGGGACTCACATCCCTGCTGCTTTGGCCGGACAGAGCTCACTGCTGAGACACTCCTCACGCACACTCAACAGTGCAGGGGCACACCCGGTCTCCTTCCAGGCTGGGTCACACATTACGTCCTGTGAAAGCAATCCTAAACCACTTTTACAACAGCAAAGAGATATTGTGACGTCAGCCACAGCAGGGAATAATACAATAATTGTGAAATTATACACTCAGAATTCTCTAACCTATCAACAAGAATGGAATTCTAAATCATCTGACTCTTTTCACGAAAACACTAGGAAGTCTTCTAGTTTTCCAAAGGACTTTACTAGTGACTCCGTCCCTAAGAGGAACAGACGTCAGTCAGACATTAGTCAATCAGCTCTGTCCCACAGGAAGGAGATAGACGTACTCAGAACTGTTCTGTAGGAACAAGATCTAACAAGGAACACAGTGAAGATGGCGCAGCCCTTCAGTAAGACAATTAATATTCATGTCAGACTGATGCTAAATGCCATTAGAGATAGCTATGGCCAAAACTTTATTAGTACCTGTCAGACAATGTCACAAAGGACTGTCCCCAGTCCATCCCTACTGTCCACACTCACCAGTAGCCAgatatagtggtgcacacctgtaagaCCAACATTTGAAATGGAAAAGGCAGGGGGATTGcttcaagttcaaagtcagcagcTCTTTATAGTACATTTAGGCCAGCTAGGGAGCTCAAGGTCTCTAAAGGGCAAGGGCAGGGTTGAAGCTGCCTGTGCACCGAGTGATTTGGATGGCATGGCTAGGACAGTCGGTGGCTAGGACAGTCGGCAGAGCGCTCTGAAGATCTGGCAATGTTCTAGCCGCATGACATATCTTTCTCTCCAGTTATGCCTTCTCCGAACTCTTTAAGTACAATCTTATCTATAGGTTCTGTCCTCAATGTTCCTCTTGCCCAAATTCCACAGGGCTCCACCCACTTCTCAGGTCTGTCCAAATGTCTTCTTGGAAGCCCtctgaccactcccacagagcAGCCTCACCCCACGCCCACGCCCACACTGTCTCCCTCACTGCCTTGCTTCTCCTTTGATCAAGCTGTACCACTGCTAGCATGGGAGAGATCTGTTTACTATCCATCCGGGGAGGAAGTGTGCTCCTGCCGCCAGCCCTTGCAGTGCAAGGCAGGAAGGTGCTGCATAGGTAAATGAGTCTTGGGcagcacacagatgaatagaaatggattaattttactttaaaaaaaaaagttagctagaaacaagcctaagctagggCTCAGCATTCACAATAATAAGTCTCAAGCCGTGATTTGGGGCTGGCGGTCCAAGAAAGCCCGCTACAAGCAAATATCTAGACTGATGCTCCTCCTCAACCACCTAAATAAGTAAGGAACTTGTGTCCAAGTGCCGTAACACAAAGTCTCCTTTTCGCCTTCAGAAACTTGCCCTTGCTTTAGCCTTCTTGACTGTTGTCCATGTTCCATGCATTTACTGTGTCTTCTATATTCCCAGAGCAAAGCTCTCTCACTCTAAATAAAGACTATTCTTTGAAGAACCTTTCTGGTATTTAGACCGACCATGGGTAAGAATTCTTCAGTTATTTAGATATTTATTCTCTCCAGTCTGACTTACAGTTCCAACAG
The Chionomys nivalis chromosome 3, mChiNiv1.1, whole genome shotgun sequence genome window above contains:
- the Mrps6 gene encoding 28S ribosomal protein S6, mitochondrial encodes the protein MPRYELALILKAMRRPETAAALKRTLESLMDRGAIVRNLESLGERALPYRISSHGQQHSRGGYFLVDFYAPTSAVDGILDHLTRDIDVVRPNVVKHPLTQEVKECGGIVPVPLEEKLYSTKRRKK